One segment of candidate division KSB1 bacterium DNA contains the following:
- a CDS encoding tetratricopeptide repeat protein, giving the protein MSKNFKIAAAISIIILLIIAGRYYALKNEKPAPAFPKFDRRAAEITPSSEFLNAQKAVEYYEAEIRRKPEVAKNYIELAQVFLQEARVTGNHHQYIPEAQQLLEKALALEPKNFQATIVKASLMLTLHQFQEAKRLAQIAIAHAPYNAFSHGVLVDALIELGEYGEAVKICDKMLSLRPDLRSYARASYLRELHGDLDGAMAAMRMACDAGVAGQESRAWALHQLGMLYLQQGKADTAAFIFKGILEERSNYAYAIAGLAQVNSVKKNFAEAIRLFQQAYQIVPDHGFIEQLADLYRAAGDARRADSTAQEVLKTFGQHEQGGWNINREFAMFCANHNMNLAAALKRAKSEYEARPNNIDVLETCAWALYKNGHVQEAVPLIEQAMKLNTRRATLSYHAGMIYFAAHQREKAKTHLQRSLAENLSLHPLYVDEAQQALSKMMDNDYAMK; this is encoded by the coding sequence ATGAGCAAAAATTTTAAAATTGCCGCTGCCATCAGCATCATCATTTTGCTGATCATCGCCGGCAGATATTATGCGCTGAAAAATGAAAAGCCGGCGCCGGCTTTTCCCAAGTTCGACAGACGCGCCGCTGAAATCACCCCGTCGTCGGAATTTTTGAATGCCCAAAAGGCCGTCGAGTATTATGAAGCTGAAATTCGCCGCAAGCCGGAAGTGGCGAAGAATTATATCGAGCTGGCGCAGGTTTTCTTGCAGGAGGCGCGCGTCACCGGCAATCATCACCAGTATATTCCCGAGGCGCAGCAGTTGCTGGAAAAAGCTTTGGCGCTGGAGCCAAAAAATTTTCAGGCGACTATTGTCAAGGCTTCGTTGATGCTGACGCTGCATCAATTTCAAGAGGCCAAACGGCTGGCGCAAATTGCCATCGCTCACGCTCCTTATAATGCCTTCTCGCACGGCGTGCTCGTTGATGCGCTCATCGAGCTGGGCGAATACGGCGAGGCGGTGAAAATTTGCGACAAGATGTTGAGCCTTCGCCCGGATTTGCGCTCTTATGCCCGGGCTTCTTATTTGCGCGAGCTGCACGGCGATCTTGACGGCGCGATGGCGGCGATGCGGATGGCCTGCGACGCCGGCGTGGCGGGACAAGAGAGCCGCGCGTGGGCTTTGCATCAATTGGGAATGCTTTATCTTCAACAAGGCAAGGCAGACACGGCGGCGTTCATTTTCAAAGGAATTTTAGAGGAGCGCTCCAATTATGCCTATGCTATTGCCGGGTTGGCGCAAGTTAATAGCGTGAAGAAAAATTTCGCTGAAGCCATCAGACTTTTTCAGCAAGCTTATCAAATCGTGCCGGACCACGGCTTCATCGAGCAGCTTGCTGATCTTTATCGCGCCGCCGGCGATGCCCGCCGCGCCGATTCCACCGCCCAGGAAGTTTTAAAAACTTTCGGCCAGCACGAACAAGGCGGCTGGAACATCAACCGCGAGTTCGCGATGTTCTGCGCCAATCACAACATGAATCTTGCGGCGGCTTTGAAGCGGGCCAAAAGCGAATACGAAGCACGTCCAAACAATATTGATGTGCTCGAAACCTGCGCGTGGGCACTTTATAAAAATGGCCATGTACAAGAGGCCGTGCCGCTCATCGAGCAGGCGATGAAATTGAACACGCGCCGCGCCACCTTGTCTTATCATGCAGGCATGATCTATTTCGCCGCCCATCAACGGGAAAAAGCGAAAACGCATTTGCAGCGTTCTCTCGCTGAAAATCTTTCGCTCCACCCGTTATATGTTGACGAAGCGCAGCAGGCGCTGTCGAAAATGATGGACAACGATTACGCGATGAAATAA
- a CDS encoding DUF4331 family protein: MRRFILFTEALLAALALFLTPPSRYLDASSHREAPLIANDPLADNTDLYAFRSPDNPNTVTIVANYIPLELPEGGPNYATFGENIRYEIHIKNKTSMGALGSAKDDITYRFTFTQTNEDPTTFFNIRLGKQNLKTTYTCEKSTDGGATFTPIVTKGIVPPNNIGPRSIDSPAGTGKSYDQLVMEAIATASTGEKIFCGPRDDVFFVDLGGIFDLGQTRSKFGPDAANPDNARDAVAGFNTHAIVMQIPIKMLQKDGKDPDPTKILDPDFVIGVWASASRPRVTTLGDKGAKPTYSGDWVQVSRLGMPLTNEAVIPIGDKDYWNAVTPYSADEQNFVKYFVNPELALYMDDSQFGGAVPALAALRIQTRSYPAVGILPTYTTPGFDFRNGKDGAFAATKIPGIDFTGTAFAAPTRPAQTGLSTALVGAGEPRRVDIFPIFYFGVPNLIPYQLATGKTNGPLSPGKPFIHNFLPITLTPAGGLWGGDMLRLNMATPVTPRDERYKQFARYGLVWAAVLGLTDSRFNGTRDLQAIPHMDGFPNGRRLEDDVTTIELQAVGGLVLAAVGLPFDDAVQGNYSDLASPKLLAELSYNAGPTANDLPILPAFPYLPNPHRGYDYVKQLTASKPFVVGVAGDRLGIGVPKAFIIEQNYPNPFNPTTEIRYHVSTSDNVKLRIYNQLGQEVTTLVDKPHAPGTYSVVWDARNVASGTYYYRLEVGGEVLPAKKALLVK; this comes from the coding sequence ATGCGCAGATTTATTCTGTTCACGGAGGCGCTGCTGGCGGCGTTGGCGCTGTTTCTCACGCCGCCATCACGGTATCTCGATGCCTCCAGCCATCGCGAAGCGCCGTTGATCGCCAACGATCCGCTGGCGGACAACACGGATCTCTACGCCTTTCGCTCGCCGGATAATCCCAACACGGTGACAATCGTGGCGAATTACATCCCGCTGGAGCTTCCCGAAGGCGGGCCGAATTATGCCACCTTCGGCGAAAACATCCGCTACGAGATTCACATCAAAAACAAAACTTCGATGGGAGCTTTGGGCAGCGCCAAGGATGACATTACCTACCGCTTCACGTTTACCCAAACCAACGAAGACCCCACGACGTTTTTCAACATTCGTTTGGGCAAACAGAACTTGAAAACGACTTACACCTGCGAGAAGAGCACCGATGGCGGCGCGACCTTCACGCCCATTGTCACCAAGGGCATCGTGCCGCCGAACAACATCGGCCCGCGCTCGATCGACAGCCCGGCAGGAACCGGAAAAAGCTACGATCAACTCGTGATGGAGGCCATTGCCACGGCGAGCACCGGCGAAAAGATTTTCTGCGGTCCGCGTGACGATGTTTTCTTCGTCGATCTCGGTGGCATCTTCGATCTTGGCCAAACCCGCAGCAAATTCGGCCCCGATGCCGCCAATCCTGACAACGCTCGCGATGCGGTGGCTGGGTTCAATACTCATGCCATTGTCATGCAGATTCCGATCAAGATGCTGCAAAAAGATGGCAAGGATCCTGATCCGACGAAAATTCTCGATCCGGATTTTGTGATTGGGGTGTGGGCTTCGGCGAGCCGGCCACGGGTGACCACACTCGGCGACAAAGGCGCCAAGCCGACCTACAGCGGCGATTGGGTGCAGGTTTCTCGTTTGGGCATGCCGTTGACCAACGAGGCGGTGATCCCGATTGGCGACAAGGATTACTGGAATGCGGTCACGCCGTACAGCGCCGACGAGCAAAATTTCGTCAAGTATTTTGTCAACCCCGAGTTGGCGCTGTACATGGACGACAGCCAGTTCGGCGGCGCGGTGCCGGCGCTTGCCGCGCTGCGCATTCAAACGCGATCTTATCCGGCGGTCGGCATTCTTCCGACTTACACGACTCCCGGATTTGATTTTCGCAACGGCAAAGACGGCGCTTTTGCCGCCACGAAAATTCCCGGCATCGACTTTACCGGCACCGCCTTCGCAGCGCCGACTCGTCCGGCGCAAACCGGTTTGTCCACGGCTTTGGTGGGCGCCGGCGAGCCGCGGCGGGTGGATATCTTCCCCATCTTTTATTTTGGCGTGCCCAATCTGATTCCGTATCAACTGGCCACCGGCAAAACCAACGGCCCGCTGAGCCCTGGAAAACCGTTCATTCACAATTTTCTTCCGATCACGCTGACACCTGCCGGCGGTTTGTGGGGCGGCGACATGCTGCGCTTGAACATGGCGACGCCAGTGACGCCACGGGATGAGAGATACAAACAGTTTGCGCGTTACGGGTTGGTATGGGCCGCCGTGCTCGGCTTGACCGATTCGCGGTTCAACGGCACGAGAGATTTGCAAGCGATTCCGCACATGGACGGCTTTCCGAACGGCCGGCGTTTGGAAGACGACGTCACCACCATCGAGCTGCAAGCAGTCGGTGGTTTGGTGTTGGCCGCCGTCGGGCTGCCGTTTGACGACGCCGTGCAGGGCAACTATTCCGATCTTGCTTCACCGAAACTGTTGGCGGAGCTGAGTTACAATGCCGGACCAACTGCAAACGATCTGCCCATTCTTCCGGCGTTTCCGTATCTGCCGAACCCGCATCGCGGCTATGATTACGTGAAGCAGCTCACCGCATCGAAACCTTTTGTGGTCGGCGTGGCCGGCGATCGTCTTGGCATCGGCGTTCCCAAAGCTTTTATCATCGAACAAAACTATCCGAATCCATTCAACCCGACCACGGAAATCCGCTATCACGTTTCAACCTCCGACAACGTGAAACTGCGCATTTACAATCAGCTCGGCCAGGAGGTGACCACGCTGGTTGACAAACCGCACGCGCCCGGCACCTACAGCGTCGTTTGGGATGCGCGCAACGTTGCGAGCGGCACTTATTATTACCGTCTCGAAGTCGGGGGCGAGGTGCTGCCGGCGAAAAAGGCGTTGTTGGTGAAGTAG
- a CDS encoding BamA/TamA family outer membrane protein, protein MLKKYFGVLFVFLFLAPPAPAQFKIERVPNDFGYDLPKKFTLYTGTHFNRVEALYLNLGVKFKPQPEAKTGLASGFMLYGDAGYGFKNEKKKRPRWTAGLQKDFQLPGRLTLGAEYFNKVETNDRWIVSEFENSLAGIFHHEDFMDFFGRKGGRGFLDYQLADVHTLRAEISGYRYEKLRRNSNWSLFGGSKVYPANPRPFQSHGFDVVEGDEVSIKFTSVFDWRDNPVFPNVGWLAEGYFERTGNDFETNGLFLVFKRYQPTLSDQKLVAKLMFGSRSGSFAYQHLLTLGGLSSLRAYREKEFIGNRLLFANLNYVIGQNAFGGLLRKLPLRYLPFWETISLGAFAETGYAWLADPRDPDAGLFDFGNFSFKDLRSDVGFSLLMTEGLLRIDFAKRTDRGHDDWRVTFRILDKF, encoded by the coding sequence ATGTTGAAAAAATATTTTGGCGTATTGTTTGTTTTTCTTTTTCTCGCGCCGCCGGCACCGGCTCAATTTAAAATCGAACGCGTGCCGAATGATTTTGGGTATGACCTTCCCAAAAAATTCACGCTATACACCGGCACGCATTTTAATCGCGTCGAGGCGCTTTATTTGAATCTCGGTGTCAAATTCAAGCCCCAGCCCGAAGCAAAAACCGGTCTGGCTTCCGGATTCATGCTTTACGGCGACGCCGGCTACGGTTTTAAAAATGAAAAGAAAAAGCGGCCACGTTGGACCGCCGGTTTGCAAAAAGATTTTCAGCTTCCGGGCCGGTTGACCCTGGGCGCCGAATATTTCAATAAAGTCGAAACCAACGACCGCTGGATCGTCAGCGAATTCGAGAACTCGCTCGCCGGCATTTTTCATCACGAAGATTTCATGGATTTCTTTGGCCGCAAAGGCGGGCGCGGCTTTCTCGATTATCAGCTTGCCGATGTGCACACGCTGAGAGCCGAGATCAGCGGCTATCGCTACGAAAAATTGCGACGCAACTCGAATTGGAGCTTGTTCGGCGGCAGTAAAGTTTATCCGGCCAATCCACGGCCTTTTCAATCGCATGGATTTGATGTCGTTGAAGGCGATGAAGTGTCGATCAAATTCACCAGCGTTTTCGATTGGCGCGACAATCCGGTGTTCCCCAATGTCGGCTGGCTGGCGGAAGGGTATTTCGAGCGCACCGGAAATGATTTTGAAACCAACGGCTTGTTTCTCGTCTTCAAGCGCTATCAACCGACGCTCAGCGATCAAAAGCTGGTGGCGAAATTGATGTTCGGCAGCCGGTCGGGCAGTTTTGCTTATCAACATCTGCTCACGCTCGGCGGCCTCAGCAGCTTGCGCGCTTACCGTGAAAAGGAGTTTATTGGCAATCGCCTGCTCTTCGCCAACCTCAACTACGTGATCGGCCAGAACGCCTTCGGCGGTTTGCTGCGCAAATTGCCGCTGCGCTATCTTCCGTTTTGGGAAACGATTTCACTGGGCGCCTTTGCTGAAACCGGTTACGCCTGGCTCGCCGATCCCCGCGATCCCGATGCCGGACTTTTCGACTTCGGAAATTTTTCCTTCAAAGACTTGCGCAGCGACGTCGGCTTTTCTTTGCTGATGACGGAGGGACTGCTGCGCATCGATTTTGCCAAACGCACCGACCGCGGCCATGACGATTGGCGCGTGACGTTTCGGATTTTGGATAAATTTTAA
- a CDS encoding BamA/TamA family outer membrane protein — translation MISTPIVAKIFLAGNRHTKTQVILREMKTQVGDTLNFETLQADQKRILNLGLFNRVEIDTVHEAGGVHLFIGVTERLYLFPFPILFINDKDWGKASYGAGVVHTNFRGRNEIAAISGWAGYNPAFAIDYSNPWLFGPAQMLTRVRFSLQRVRNRSFANLGRKVDEQRIGTAWTIGKRFGLFTYLSLNLGYTELKLDPAVAGKTLDPSGRDRLPSAGLAFVYDRRDLFEYPRSGVLVKFWGQRTGFNSAYVHFWRYGADLRGYKKIYRGLSLGARAMTDLSHDKIPIYERVFLGYSNRVRGHFTRAEDKDEGENLALASVELRFPILPWRYFNVDEVPIFGSYMQNMKFGLSAGMFADYGRVWFQDNNRPRFADGQHGYGAGLHVHLPFPINLLRLEWAFDEDGRSEWIVDMGVAF, via the coding sequence ATGATCTCAACTCCTATCGTCGCCAAAATTTTTCTGGCGGGAAACCGGCATACCAAAACCCAGGTGATTCTGCGGGAGATGAAAACGCAAGTCGGCGATACGCTCAACTTCGAAACGCTCCAAGCCGATCAAAAACGCATTCTCAATCTCGGCTTGTTCAACCGTGTTGAGATCGATACGGTGCATGAAGCCGGCGGCGTGCATCTATTCATCGGCGTCACCGAGCGCTTGTATCTTTTTCCCTTTCCGATTCTGTTCATCAATGACAAGGATTGGGGCAAAGCTTCTTATGGTGCTGGTGTGGTGCACACCAATTTTCGCGGGCGCAATGAAATCGCCGCCATCTCCGGTTGGGCCGGTTACAACCCGGCCTTTGCCATCGATTACTCGAATCCCTGGCTGTTCGGCCCGGCGCAAATGTTGACGCGCGTTCGTTTTTCGTTGCAGCGCGTGCGCAATCGCAGCTTTGCCAATCTCGGCCGGAAAGTCGACGAACAGCGCATTGGCACGGCGTGGACCATCGGCAAACGTTTCGGTTTGTTTACCTACCTCAGCCTCAATCTCGGTTACACCGAATTGAAGCTCGATCCGGCCGTGGCCGGCAAAACGCTCGATCCTTCCGGGCGTGATCGCCTGCCCAGCGCCGGTCTGGCGTTTGTTTATGACCGCCGCGATCTTTTTGAGTATCCGCGTTCCGGCGTGCTCGTGAAATTTTGGGGACAGCGCACCGGTTTCAACAGTGCGTACGTGCATTTCTGGCGTTACGGCGCCGATCTGCGCGGCTACAAAAAAATTTATCGCGGCCTTTCGCTCGGCGCGCGCGCCATGACCGACCTTTCACATGACAAGATTCCGATTTACGAGCGCGTGTTTCTCGGTTATTCCAATCGCGTCCGCGGCCATTTTACCCGGGCCGAGGACAAAGACGAAGGCGAAAATCTGGCGCTGGCCAGTGTCGAGTTGCGCTTTCCGATTTTGCCCTGGCGCTATTTCAACGTCGATGAGGTGCCGATATTCGGTTCCTACATGCAAAACATGAAATTCGGCCTCAGCGCCGGCATGTTTGCGGATTACGGCCGTGTCTGGTTTCAAGATAACAATCGCCCGCGCTTTGCGGATGGCCAGCACGGCTACGGCGCCGGGCTTCACGTTCATCTTCCTTTTCCAATTAACTTGCTGCGACTGGAATGGGCCTTTGATGAAGATGGCCGCAGCGAGTGGATCGTGGATATGGGGGTGGCGTTTTAG
- a CDS encoding 16S rRNA (uracil(1498)-N(3))-methyltransferase, with the protein MSRREFFYAPPENFTAETITLTGDEHSHLVRVLHHKIGDRVTVVDGEGSAAESEIVEIGKTVTRLRPIKKARRLGEPFVHLTLAQAVPKGNRFDWMIEKATEIGVSAFIPLVCERSEVTPGAGKNDRWHRLALAAMKQSCRSICPAISEPVMFGALCRRASSLPAGQSGRLREFDFVLLAHEGAGDPLPLLLNRSPKPRLGLIIIGPEGGFSENEIKLAREAGITFWGLGPRRLRAETAGMVAAIRILAAFGELS; encoded by the coding sequence ATGTCTCGTCGTGAATTTTTCTACGCGCCGCCGGAAAATTTCACCGCGGAAACCATCACCCTAACCGGCGATGAACATTCGCATCTCGTGCGCGTTTTGCATCACAAAATCGGTGATCGTGTGACGGTGGTGGATGGCGAGGGTTCGGCGGCTGAAAGTGAGATTGTCGAAATCGGCAAAACGGTCACGCGTTTGCGTCCGATCAAAAAAGCGCGGCGGCTCGGCGAGCCGTTTGTGCATCTCACCCTCGCGCAAGCCGTGCCCAAAGGCAATCGCTTCGATTGGATGATCGAGAAAGCCACTGAGATCGGCGTGTCGGCGTTCATCCCGCTGGTTTGCGAGCGCAGCGAAGTCACGCCCGGCGCCGGCAAAAATGATCGTTGGCATCGCCTTGCCCTCGCCGCGATGAAACAAAGCTGCCGCTCGATTTGTCCGGCGATCAGCGAGCCGGTGATGTTTGGCGCCTTGTGCCGCCGCGCTTCAAGCCTGCCCGCCGGACAATCCGGGCGTTTGCGCGAATTTGATTTCGTCCTGCTCGCGCATGAAGGCGCCGGCGACCCGCTGCCGTTGCTCCTCAATCGCTCGCCGAAGCCGCGCCTCGGTTTGATCATCATCGGCCCGGAGGGCGGCTTCTCCGAAAATGAAATCAAGCTGGCTCGCGAGGCGGGAATAACTTTTTGGGGATTAGGCCCGCGCCGCTTGCGCGCCGAAACCGCGGGCATGGTCGCTGCCATCAGAATTTTGGCCGCGTTTGGGGAGTTGAGTTGA
- a CDS encoding heme-binding protein, which translates to MMANLPREKNALIRRRHWRIRLFVPLLVFVLPAFLSLAAFYLGCDSVETPTIALSTSTGMLEVSDVQTLIAHAVEQGERLGVKASIAITDREGNVLGVFNMNGIPSPDITVTNPIVGAIAKARTAAYLSSNQHGFSTLTACYITRNHFPPNIDNTAAGPLFGVPRSSIGGGDIQPNGDLAAGRPPLDAQGLTGVPGGVPIYKNNLLAGGIGVSVDVPSQAALDKILCCCGGMLPDETIALGAVLGGYETPVNLRGDGIFIDGIRFLFANTAPPAANFTLAFSALGSRGAVDARFPIRATPPPKFPQTPANELFREVNLGAGFDFRIRGGTSLTSDDVRKIITQAATQAAKTRAAIRRPAGVPAQVFIAVVNVGDGRVLGIGRTPDATLFSFDVSAQKARTALAFSDPGNLLGQMVRRELGLAANAGLAISSRAVGFLAQDFYPPGITREEQALDRPIAPGPFFIMPPQRNGDEFIFQKNLGTQPYGNGITIFPGGVPLYKGSQLVGGIGISGDGVDQDDLICFAGALGFEPPPEIRCDQFKYRDIRLPYVKFPRQPEIK; encoded by the coding sequence ATGATGGCCAATTTGCCGAGAGAAAAGAACGCTTTGATTCGCCGGCGGCATTGGCGAATCCGCCTTTTTGTTCCTCTGCTTGTTTTCGTTTTGCCGGCGTTTTTGTCGCTGGCCGCATTTTACCTCGGCTGCGATTCGGTGGAAACCCCGACGATTGCTTTGTCGACGTCTACCGGCATGTTGGAGGTATCCGACGTGCAAACGTTGATCGCGCATGCGGTCGAGCAAGGCGAACGCCTGGGCGTGAAAGCCAGCATCGCGATCACAGATCGCGAGGGCAATGTGCTTGGGGTTTTCAACATGAATGGAATTCCCAGCCCGGATATCACAGTCACCAATCCCATCGTCGGCGCGATTGCCAAGGCGCGCACCGCTGCTTATCTCAGCAGCAACCAGCACGGTTTTTCCACCTTGACCGCCTGCTACATCACCCGCAATCATTTTCCCCCGAACATCGACAACACCGCGGCCGGGCCGCTGTTTGGCGTGCCGCGTTCGAGCATCGGCGGCGGCGATATTCAACCGAACGGCGATTTGGCAGCCGGGCGGCCGCCTTTGGACGCGCAAGGCCTCACCGGTGTTCCCGGCGGCGTGCCGATTTATAAAAATAATTTGCTTGCCGGCGGAATCGGCGTGAGTGTTGACGTTCCGTCACAAGCGGCTTTAGACAAGATTCTTTGTTGCTGCGGCGGCATGCTGCCGGATGAAACCATCGCGCTGGGCGCGGTGCTGGGCGGCTATGAAACCCCGGTGAATTTGCGCGGCGACGGCATTTTCATCGACGGCATTCGTTTTCTTTTTGCCAACACCGCTCCACCGGCGGCGAACTTTACCCTCGCCTTTTCCGCGCTCGGCAGCCGCGGCGCCGTTGATGCACGATTTCCAATTCGCGCCACACCGCCGCCAAAATTCCCGCAAACCCCGGCGAACGAACTGTTTCGCGAAGTCAATCTTGGCGCCGGTTTCGATTTCAGAATCCGCGGTGGCACGTCGTTGACGAGCGATGACGTTCGCAAAATTATTACGCAAGCGGCGACGCAAGCGGCCAAAACCCGCGCCGCCATTCGCCGGCCTGCCGGCGTTCCCGCGCAAGTTTTCATCGCCGTTGTGAATGTCGGTGATGGCCGGGTTCTCGGCATCGGCCGGACGCCGGACGCCACGTTGTTCAGCTTCGACGTCTCCGCCCAAAAAGCCCGCACCGCTTTGGCCTTCAGCGATCCGGGCAACCTGCTCGGCCAAATGGTTCGCCGTGAATTGGGATTGGCCGCCAATGCCGGGTTGGCCATCTCTTCGCGCGCGGTCGGTTTTCTGGCGCAGGATTTTTATCCGCCCGGTATCACACGCGAAGAACAGGCGCTTGATCGGCCAATTGCTCCCGGCCCCTTTTTCATCATGCCACCACAACGCAACGGTGATGAATTCATTTTTCAAAAAAATCTCGGCACGCAACCTTACGGCAACGGCATCACGATTTTTCCCGGCGGGGTGCCACTGTATAAAGGCAGTCAGCTCGTCGGCGGTATCGGCATCAGCGGCGACGGCGTCGATCAGGACGATCTCATTTGCTTTGCCGGCGCGCTGGGCTTCGAGCCGCCGCCGGAAATTCGCTGCGATCAATTCAAATACCGCGACATCAGATTGCCGTACGTCAAATTTCCGCGCCAGCCGGAGATAAAATGA